The following proteins are co-located in the Camarhynchus parvulus chromosome 17, STF_HiC, whole genome shotgun sequence genome:
- the FAM163B gene encoding protein FAM163B, whose product MTAGTVVITGGILATVILLCIIAVLCYCRLQYYCCKKDESEEDEEEPDFAVHSHIPPLHCNRNVVLTNGPSLYSSSPFTKKAAQSRPSCPSCTPYEPPTSFLQEPPTSFLQEPPTSFLQEPPTSFLQEPPTSFLQEPTTSFLQEPPSSFLQEPPTFFLQEPPEDLHNGGDRVSYKTVSQEDLALPVSNLQALNPNRLSAMREAFSRSRSISTDV is encoded by the exons ATGACAGCCGGGACCGTGGTCATCACAGGTGGAATTTTAGCGACTGTCATTTTACTCTGTATCATCGCCGTCCTCTGCTACTGTAGGCTCCAG TACTACTGCTGCAAGAAGGATGAATccgaggaggacgaggaggagcCCGACTTCGCCGTGCACTCGCACATCCCTCCGCTGCACTGCAACCGCAACGTAGTGCTGACCAACGGCCCCTCGCTCTACTCCTCATCCCCCTTCACCAAAAAAGCAGCCCAGAGCCggcccagctgccccagctgcactCCCTACGAGCCCCCAACCTCCTTCCTCCAAGAACCccccacttccttcctccagGAGCCCCCCACATCCTTCCTCCAGGAGCCCCCAACCTCCTTCCTCCAAGAGCCCCCAACTTCCTTCCTCCAAGAGCCCACCACATCTTTCCTCCAGGagccccccagctccttcctgcaggagccCCCCACCTTCTTCCTGCAGGAGCCCCCCGAGGATCTGCACAACGGGGGGGACAGGGTGAGCTACAAGACGGTGAGCCAGGAGGATCTGGCGCTGCCCGTGTCCAACCTGCAGGCGCTCAACCCCAACCGGCTCTCGGCCATGCGGGAGGCGTTCTCCCGCAGCCGCAGCATCAGCACCGATGTCTGA